The genomic DNA GCATTAGTTGCTTCTGCTAAGGATAGCTTTAATGATGTTTATACTACATTAGCTGTTTTGATTTCTGCATTTATTGAAGGCGTCACTGGTTTGCGAATTGATGGATATATTGGTTTTTTAATTGCTGCATATATTATTTATAGTGGGCTGCAGTTAATTCGCAAATTTATTAATGAGTTGATGGGCATGCGTCCGAGCCAAACAGAAATTGATGAAATGAAGAATGTCTTATCAAAAATGGAAACAATTGTAGGGTATCACGATTTACTGATTCATAATTATGGTCCCAACCAAACGTTTGCGTCTGTTCACATTGAAATTGATGATCGCTGGGATTTAAATAAAGCCCATCAGACAATCGATGCGATTGAAGCGAAGTTTAAAGAAGAGTTGGATGTTAATCTTGTTTGTCATATTGATCCAGTGAATTTGTATGACCCAACACAACAATTTGTTCATCAAACAATCAAAAAGATTATTCGTTCTTTTGATGCGTCTTTAAAAGTCCATGATATCCGCTTAGTTACCCATGGCGAAGAACCGAAGATTTTGTTCGACTTGGTTTTACCTACAGAATCAAAATTATCTGAATTTGAACTGGGTGTGGAAATTCAACGGCAAGTTTATGAAAAAATTGGTCGTTATAAAGTGGAAATTACCTT from Enterococcus faecalis includes the following:
- a CDS encoding cation diffusion facilitator family transporter translates to MIQALLQRYEKKIERRKLEKRTAFGAFAGRIGLVSNLFLFVSKFMIGLLSGSVSIMADAINSLSDTISSVLTLVGFYIAGKPADKEHPYGHERFEYISGMLVSLVITFIGFEFLTTSVDRILHPESIKVTPILFAVLALSIGIKIWQGLFYKKVSAKIDSQALVASAKDSFNDVYTTLAVLISAFIEGVTGLRIDGYIGFLIAAYIIYSGLQLIRKFINELMGMRPSQTEIDEMKNVLSKMETIVGYHDLLIHNYGPNQTFASVHIEIDDRWDLNKAHQTIDAIEAKFKEELDVNLVCHIDPVNLYDPTQQFVHQTIKKIIRSFDASLKVHDIRLVTHGEEPKILFDLVLPTESKLSEFELGVEIQRQVYEKIGRYKVEITFDHTYLLQ